The Halichoerus grypus chromosome 15, mHalGry1.hap1.1, whole genome shotgun sequence genome includes a window with the following:
- the PRODH2 gene encoding hydroxyproline dehydrogenase has protein sequence MMLRTCRVLCSQAGPSAGGWQPLNFDGGAFHLKGTGELTRALLVLRLCAWPPLVTHGLALQAWSQRLLGSWLSGALLRASIYGQFVAGETAEEVKGCVQQLQTLGLRPLLAVPTEEEPDSAVKTGEAWYERNFSAMLRCVDLSRGLLETPGPTGNILMQLKVTALTSARLCKELTSWIRKPGASLELSPERLAEAMDSARDLQVSHLNAEQNQHLRASLSRLHRVVKHAQAQHVRLLVDAEYTFLNPALSLLVDALAMRWNGPGEGGPWVWNTYQAYLKDTHERLRRAAEAADRAGLAFGVKLVRGAYLDKEREVARHHGTEDPTQPDYEATSQSYSRCLELMLTQVSHRGPMCHLMVASHNEESVRQATKRMWELGIPLDGPVCFGQLLGMCDHVSLALGQAGYAVYKSIPYGSLEEVIPYLIRRAQENRSVLQGARREQKLLSQELRRRVLGRGLRVPH, from the exons ATGATGCTGCGGACCTGTCGTGTGCTCTGTTCCCAAGCTGGACCCTCCGCTGGGGGCTGGCAGCCCTTGAACTTTGATGGTGGGGCTTTTCACCTCAAAGGCACAGGAGAACTGACACGAGCTTTGTTGGTGCTGCGGCTGTGTGCCTGGCCCCCTCTGGTCACACATGGCCTGGCg CTCCAGGCCTGGTCTCAGCGActcctgggctcctggctctCAGGCGCACTTCTCCGAGCATCTATCTATGGGCAGTTTGTGGCTGGTGAGACAGCAGAGGAGGTGAAGGGCTGTGTCCAACAGCTCCAGACCCTAGGCCTTCGGCCCCTGCTGGCAGTACCCACTGAGGAGGAGCCAGACTCAGCTGTCAAGACTGG TGAGGCCTGGTATGAGCGGAACTTCAGTGCTATGCTTCGGTGTGTGGACCTGTCACGAGGCCTGCTGGAGACCCCTGGCCCGACTGGGAACATCCTTATGCAGCTGAAGGTGACGGCGCTGACCAGTGCTCGGCTCTGT AAGGAGCTAACCTCATGGATCAGAAAACCAGGGGCTTCCTTGGAGCTGAGCCCCGAGAGGCTGGCTGAAGCCATGGACTCTGCGCGG GATCTCCAGGTCTCCCACCTCAATGCCGAGCAAAACCAGCATCTCCGGGCCTCTCTGAGCCGCTTGCACCGGGTAGTCAAG CATGCCCAAGCCCAGCACGTGAGGCTCCTGGTGGACGCTGAGTACACCTTCCTGAACCCAGCTCTCTCTCTGCTGGTGGATGCCCTGGCCATGCGCTGGAACGGCCCTGGGGAAGGCGGGCCCTGGGTGTGGAACACTTACCAGGCCTATCTGAAG GACACACACGAGCGGCTGAGGCGGGCCGCGGAGGCTGCTGACAGGGCTGGCCTGGCCTTCGGAGTCAAGTTGGTACGAGGGGCATATCTAGACAAGGAGAGAGAGGTGGCTCGGCACCATGGGACAGAAGACCCCACTCAGCCGGACTATGAGGCTACCAGTCAGAG TTACAGCCGCTGTCTGGAGCTGATGCTGACCCAGGTGTCCCACCGTGGCCCCATGTGCCATCTCATGGTGGCTTCCCACAATGAGGAATCTGTTCGCCAGGCGACCAAGCG CATGTGGGAGCTGGGCATTCCTCTGGATGGACCCGTCTGTTTTGGACAACTTCTAGGGATGTGTGACCACGTCTCCTTGGCACTGG GGCAGGCCGGCTATGCTGTGTATAAGTCCATCCCTTATGgttccctggaggaggtgatccCCTACCTGATCCGGAGGGCCCAGGAGAACCGGAGCGTGCTGCAGGGTGCCCGCAGGGAACAGAAGCTGCTCAGCCAAGAACTTCGACGGAGAGTgctggggcggggcctgagggTACCCCATTAG